One window of Sphingobacteriales bacterium genomic DNA carries:
- a CDS encoding sterol desaturase family protein, with protein MQTLADLQPVILFSLLIALYSIENIRPYLTKPANKKQHDLHNFILTFISIVVNIIVGSIVVMTVVYATDHQIGLFNQIALPPAVEIIATILLIDFGSYCNHNLQHKIPFLWRFHRVHHSDLYLNTSSSLRFHPFDVIYSQGVYFCVAILVLGVSMTSFILYGTIALVFVIVQHSNIKFPDWFEKYGRTVFSTPGWHKIHHSDNQKFTDSHYGDVFTFWDRIFGTWHPVNPDEITYGLKEFADTERQKAGFLLRSPFVEVKEK; from the coding sequence ATGCAAACTTTAGCCGACCTCCAACCTGTCATCTTGTTTAGCTTGTTAATCGCGTTGTATAGCATAGAAAATATACGCCCTTATCTGACTAAACCGGCGAACAAAAAACAACACGACCTGCACAATTTCATCCTTACTTTTATCTCCATTGTTGTCAATATCATTGTCGGAAGCATTGTGGTCATGACCGTTGTATATGCTACCGACCATCAGATTGGACTATTTAACCAAATTGCTTTGCCGCCGGCAGTAGAAATCATCGCCACCATATTGCTGATTGATTTCGGAAGCTATTGCAACCATAACCTTCAGCATAAAATCCCTTTTTTATGGCGGTTTCACAGAGTCCATCATTCCGACCTCTATCTGAACACTTCTTCCTCGCTGCGTTTTCATCCCTTCGATGTGATTTATTCGCAGGGAGTCTATTTTTGTGTCGCCATCCTTGTTTTGGGAGTTTCCATGACCTCCTTCATTCTTTACGGAACCATTGCTTTGGTTTTTGTCATCGTTCAGCACAGCAATATTAAGTTTCCGGATTGGTTCGAAAAATACGGGCGAACTGTATTTTCAACTCCGGGCTGGCATAAAATACATCATTCCGACAACCAAAAATTTACCGACAGTCATTATGGAGATGTATTCACTTTTTGGGATAGAATCTTCGGCACCTGGCATCCGGTAAATCCCGATGAAATCACCTACGGTCTCAAAGAATTTGCCGACACAGAACGGCAAAAAGCAGGTTTTCTGCTCCGCTCGCCTTTTGTGGAGGTGAAAGAGAAATAA